Proteins from a single region of Lasioglossum baleicum chromosome 1, iyLasBale1, whole genome shotgun sequence:
- the Uck gene encoding uridine-cytidine kinase isoform X1 yields the protein MIYIKLRVLCLSIFLRFESFVIIRTVIRSVPSSGPIQFSICKRAKKFTTMADMSMNNIAPRKMSFSINGKLNGLENKTPFLIGVSGGTASGKSTVCKRIMEKLGQVDMDHMQRQVVCISQDSFYRDLSPAEKLKAEKGQFNFDHPDAFNNDLILQTLQDILAGVKCEIPAYDYRTNSLVKDQITTIYPADVVLFEGILVFYFPKIRDLFHMKLFVDTDSDTRLARRVPRDINERGRDLDYVLNQYMNFVKPAFEEFCLPTKKFADVIIPRGADNTVAIDLIVYHIWDILRLKKAENSSGQHPYNYQRRRTSTLSDTLSR from the exons ATGATTTATATCAAGCTACGTGTTCTATGTCTATCGATATTCTTACGTTTCGAATCATTCGTTATAATACGTACAGTCATTCGTTCGGTACCGTCGTCGGGACCGATACAGTTTTCAATCTGTAAGCGGGCAAAAAAGTTTACGACGATGGCAGATATGTCGATGAACAACATCGCGCCACGGAAAATGTCTTTCAGTATCAATGGAAAGTTGAACGGTTTAGAAAATAAAACACCGTTTCTGATCGGAGTTTCCGGCGGCACGGCCAGTGGGAAA TCGACCGTCTGCAAACGTATTATGGAAAAATTAGGTCAGGTTGATATGGATCACATGCAACGACAAGTAGTTTGTATTTCGCAAGACAGTTTTTACAGAGATCTATCACCGGCTGAGAAACTGAAAGCCGAGAAAGGTCAATTCAATTTCGATCATCCAGATGCGTTTAACAACGACTTGATACTTCAGACGTTACAAGATATATTGGCTGGCGTAAAGTGTGAGATACCTGCTTACGACTACAGAACAAACAGTTT AGTAAAGGATCAGATTACAACGATCTATCCTGCGGACGTAGTTTTATTCGAAGGAATTCTAGTGTTCTATTTTCCAAAAATACGTGATCTGTTTCATATGAAATTGTTCGTAGATACAGATTCGGATACTAGATTGGCTAGAAGAG TACCGAGAGACATAAATGAAAGAGGAAGAGACTTGGATTACGTATTGAATCAATATATGAATTTTGTAAAACCTGCGTTCGAGGAGTTTTGCTTACCCACAAAGAAATTTGCGGATGTTATAATTCCCAGAGGTGCAGATAACACAG TGGCAATAGATCTTATAGTGTACCACATCTGGGACATTTTGCGTTTGAAAAAGGCTGAAAACTCATCCGGGCAGCATCCATACAACTACCAACGTAGGCGTACTTCAACTTTATCTGACACGCTCAGCAGATGA
- the Uck gene encoding uridine-cytidine kinase isoform X2, with protein MIYIKLRVLCLSIFLRFESFVIIRTVIRSVPSSGPIQFSICKRAKKFTTMADMSMNNIAPRKMSFSINGKLNGLENKTPFLIGVSGGTASGKSTVCKRIMEKLGQVDMDHMQRQVVCISQDSFYRDLSPAEKLKAEKGQFNFDHPDAFNNDLILQTLQDILAGVKCEIPAYDYRTNSLVKDQITTIYPADVVLFEGILVFYFPKIRDLFHMKLFVDTDSDTRLARRVPRDINERGRDLDYVLNQYMNFVKPAFEEFCLPTKKFADVIIPRGADNTVAIDLIVQHIRDFLSNRGRVTTEPEIPLNKTEKLSKRPH; from the exons ATGATTTATATCAAGCTACGTGTTCTATGTCTATCGATATTCTTACGTTTCGAATCATTCGTTATAATACGTACAGTCATTCGTTCGGTACCGTCGTCGGGACCGATACAGTTTTCAATCTGTAAGCGGGCAAAAAAGTTTACGACGATGGCAGATATGTCGATGAACAACATCGCGCCACGGAAAATGTCTTTCAGTATCAATGGAAAGTTGAACGGTTTAGAAAATAAAACACCGTTTCTGATCGGAGTTTCCGGCGGCACGGCCAGTGGGAAA TCGACCGTCTGCAAACGTATTATGGAAAAATTAGGTCAGGTTGATATGGATCACATGCAACGACAAGTAGTTTGTATTTCGCAAGACAGTTTTTACAGAGATCTATCACCGGCTGAGAAACTGAAAGCCGAGAAAGGTCAATTCAATTTCGATCATCCAGATGCGTTTAACAACGACTTGATACTTCAGACGTTACAAGATATATTGGCTGGCGTAAAGTGTGAGATACCTGCTTACGACTACAGAACAAACAGTTT AGTAAAGGATCAGATTACAACGATCTATCCTGCGGACGTAGTTTTATTCGAAGGAATTCTAGTGTTCTATTTTCCAAAAATACGTGATCTGTTTCATATGAAATTGTTCGTAGATACAGATTCGGATACTAGATTGGCTAGAAGAG TACCGAGAGACATAAATGAAAGAGGAAGAGACTTGGATTACGTATTGAATCAATATATGAATTTTGTAAAACCTGCGTTCGAGGAGTTTTGCTTACCCACAAAGAAATTTGCGGATGTTATAATTCCCAGAGGTGCAGATAACACAG TGGCTATAGACTTGATAGTGCAACACATAAGAGACTTCTTAAGCAACAGGGGTAGGGTTACGACCGAACCTGAAATTCCGTTAAACAAAACAGAAAAACTGTCCAAGAGGCCACATTAA
- the Ubl gene encoding ubiquitin-like protein 5, translated as MLEITCNDRLGKKVRVKCNPDDTIGDLKKLIAAQTGTHWEKIVLKKWYTIFKDHIKLQDYEIHDGMNLELYYQ; from the exons ATGTTAGAGATAACATGCAATGACCGTCTTGGGAAAAAAGTTAGAGTTAAATGTAATCCAGACGATACAATAGGCGATTTAAAGAAATTGATAGCTGCTCAAACTGGAACGCATTGGGAAAAGATTGTTTTAAAGAAATGGTATACGATTTTCAAGGACCATATAAAATTACAAGATT ATGAAATTCACGACGGTATGAATTTAGAACTTTACTATCAATaa